One Lycium barbarum isolate Lr01 chromosome 5, ASM1917538v2, whole genome shotgun sequence genomic window carries:
- the LOC132642228 gene encoding F-box/kelch-repeat protein At3g23880-like: MPKKMPYIPSEVIFEILLRLPVKSLLKFRSVSKSWLSLISSPQFINIHLNFSRKDFPHKLLILDRDQILSKKKCALYYSPVSKKNSAVCVDLDYPVKSPGCNIPQFIGSCDGLVCLLVENSLILWNPSTRKWKEIPKEKTHQMSQDYYCTYGFGYDKYNDDYKLVLLYSSKIKNSGSEVKVYSLRTNSWKKIKGFVSGYIYGNSGVLLNGIVHWDTRPHHDFNGCYNYIVSFDLETEKQGKIELPSYENEDVHWDLMSSRDSLFGFCHCESQGEVDIWVMKEYGVKESWTKFASVAYYVIPGIFYLPLYINEDGEVLLINGQSLVLFNTRNNTYKDLQVHVPDTQLRIDMASYNETLVSPVFNDEDGCKLW; the protein is encoded by the coding sequence ATGCCTAAAAAAATGCCATACATTCCAAGTGAAGTTATCTTTGAAATTCTCCTAAGATTGCCTGTAAAATCCCTTTTAAAATTCAGGTCTGTTTCAAAATCCTGGCTTTCTTTAATATCATCTCCTCAATTCATCAATATTCATCTCAACTTTTCAAGAAAAGATTTCCCCCACAAACTCCTAATATTAGACCGTGACCAAATTTTATCTAAGAAAAAATGTGCCCTCTACTATTCCCCTGTTTCTAAAAAAAACTCTGCCGTCTGTGTTGATCTTGATTATCCTGTAAAATCCCCTGGTTGTAATATTCCTCAGTTTATTGGTTCTTGTGATGGTTTGGTTTGTTTATTAGTCGAAAATTCGCTTATTTTGTGGAATCCCTCTACTAGAAAATGGAAAGAGATTCCAAAAGAAAAAACTCATCAGATGAGTCAAGATTATTATTGTACTTATGGGTTTGGTTATGACAAGTACAATGATGATTATAAGTTGGTTTTATTATATAGTTCTAAAATCAAGAATAGTGGAAGTGAAGTGAAGGTTTATAGTTTGAGGACTAATTCTTGGAAAAAGATTAAGGGGTTTGTTAGTGGTTATATTTATGGTAATTCTGGTGTTTTGTTGAATGGTATTGTTCATTGGGATACTCGTCCACATCATGATTTTAATGGTTGTTATAACTATATTGTATCGTTCGATTTGGAAACAGAGAAACAGGGGAAGATAGAGTTACCTAGCTATGAAAATGAAGATGTTCATTGGGATTTAATGTCTTCAAGAGATTCTTTATTTGGATTTTGCCATTGTGAATCTCAAGGAGAAGTAGATATATGGGTAATGAAGGAATATGGAGTTAAAGAATCTTGGACTAAATTCGCTTCGGTTGCCTACTATGTAATTCCGGGAATCTTTTATTTACCCCTGTATATAAATGAGGATGGTGAGGTACTACTTATAAACGGGCAAAGTTTGGTGCTTTTTAATACGAGAAATAACACGTACAAGGATCTTCAGGTTCATGTACCCGATACTCAACTTAGAATTGATATGGCTTCCTATAACGAGACCCTTGTTTCACCGGTTTTTAATGATGAAGATGGATGCAAACTCTGGTAA